CTAATGTTTCTGCCAGGTGAGACACAACATATGTGCTGCACAAGGTGTTACAGAGAATGCACTCTGATACGGTTAGTGTCATTCTCTCAATTTATTTTCGTCATCAGtgtctgaaatgtttatttgcCACCCATGCAGGTTCTGGCTAGCAGATTGCCACCAGATCCCAGAGACAGTGGGTTTGGCCATGCAGCTGTACAGGGAGCTGATCTGCGTGCCCTACATGGccaagtttgttgtgtttgccaAGATGAACGACCCAGTGGAGTCCAAGCTGAGGTGCTTCTGTATGACGGACGACAAGGTCGACAAAACCCTGGAGCAACAGGAGAACTTTGAGGAGGTGGCCAGGAGCAAAGACATAGAGGTACGGAGTCCTGTGTTGATTACttggtatttgttttattgcttttcgTCCTCAATAAAACTGGCAGGCCAAGATCACATCCAGGTGTTTGGACTGTACTTGGTCGGATCACTGATCATGTTTTACAAATCCACAAGAACTTAACAATAGACCAAGAATGCATATTGAGAAaagctcttcttcctcaggcCTCTTTAGCCGTGCTTTCTGCCATGCTTGGCTGATTAGGGTAATTAAACCCATGCACAAACCAAAGACACTTGCGCTCCCTCTGCAAGGCCAGTAGAGGTTCAGCCTTTTTGCCTCTGGTACTGGGTTCCATTGCACATACAGATGATCCCCAGATGTGCCAAAATTGCCCATTATGAGAGCTTACTTGTGTGctgtgttccatcttcatttACTATGACCCAGTAACATATAATCCGGTTCTTGTACCTCTGTAGTAAATTTAGAAGTGAAGAACATTCATCATGAGACAAAACCTGTACAAATAAACTCTGTAGATATTCAGATATActcaaatttttaattttcgaGCAGGAGGCGTTCCATTTTCTATCAGAGTGTTTGGAAAACTAGTTGCATAGATAAATACTCCGTTATATATGCTGCAGACAGTAAACTCGACTTCGACAACTGCAGTTGTTAATTAGTCCAAGCATCTTTGTATGAATTGTGTTCTGTACAATAAAACGCAACATTTTACTTCATGTTATAAAGTTTTGGATTCGATATTGTCTAGGATTAGAAGCGAGTTTCAAACTTGTCGAGATAAATTGCTAATTTTGTTTATCATGAGTGTTGTTTTTACTTCAGGTTCTGGAGGGAAGGCCCATCTATGTGGATTGTTACGGAAACCTGGCTCCTCTAACCAAAGCTGGTCAGCAGTTAGTTCTGAACTTCTACGCCTTCAAGGAGAACCGCTTGCCTTTCTGTGTCAAGGTACCCTGGCATACAGCACACTCCGTCATCATTATTACCTCCTGCTCAAGCTGGAACGTGGAGCAGGAGCCTCTATAAATCAGTGtcacaaaacttttttttaaaaagttactaAAATTACActcgagatgagatgagatgagatgaaatttAGAGTTCTGTCCTTCTCTGCCCCTCTTACCAGTCAATTCTAGTTTCATGTAGAGTTAAAGTGGTTTACAAAGTATAACCCAGTTTCCTTTCCTGCTAAATATCCTCATCTCATTGATCTACCCATTAACTCTCCATAATCGATCCTTTAATCGATGTTTAATGGGTGTGCATTAGATCAGGCACTACTTTATCACAACACCACCACTAAAGAATGAAGGCATGGCCTGGGTAACACTGCAAGagaatgtgtaaaaacaaaattaaaggTACGAGTTGAAGTTTTCTGTTGAATAGAGGATAGACATTTCAGGCCATACAAGATGCACTCATTTTAAACCTTCTGTCCGTGGCTTCAAACATTAAATTTCACACATTGATGAATTTGTTGAGTGCAGCTTTGTGTGAAAAATGGCCATGAAGCACAGTTGTAGAGAAgcaaggagtaaaaaaaaaaaatacaaatacctGAGTGCACAGTTAAtaataggagaaaaaaaagaaaggagtaCATAAAGAAGCGATTTTCTCTCTCTAGGTTAGAGATCCCAGTCAGGAGCCATGCGGCCGCCTCACTTTCCTGAAAGAGTGTAAGACCATGAAAGGCATTCCACAAACGGCCGTGTGCAACCTGAACATCACACTTCCTGCGGTGAAGAAGGTAAGGCAGTGTGAACTCACCATTCTCTGTTGTCACGTCCATAATCATACTCATGGTCAGGGTTAGTTATCAGCCCCACCAGTAACACTGAAAgataaaaagacagagaaagacttTGGCCAAACTGCCGCCACTGTGTCTTTTATCTGTTTCAAGCTTCTCTCTATGTATATCGGTTACCTTTGCAGTGGATTCTCGTCATTGGCTGTTTCATTTTGCTCCTACCTGCTTTTTGATTTGGATGACATGCTTTTTGGCTGAGGGCTTCTGTGCAAAACAGTTTTTAGGGCTGGCTTTTTTGTGGCTTGACTTCTTTTgccgtctctgctgctgctttagttttttgtgtgcgtgtgtttgtttggtctattttctttttttttttgcttttgtttgctaaAGTCGCTTCTCTTCTGCGTTGGAGCTTCTGTCAATCACTCCTTTTTCACACCCTGAtgtttcttttccccccctgcTTTCCATTATGTTACACCCCCTGTTTCTGCAATGCATCTTGGGAACCAGGAAATGGAGTCAGATGCCGAGGATGAGGTAAACCACACCCTCCCCACCATGTGCTTTCCTCTGCGCTAGATCTATAGCGGCCCCGCTCTGCTCTTCATAGCCTTATTCTTTCTGCTTCCTACACGGGCAATACAAGCTTTCTACATCCAAAGCAACATTTAGCAGCTCAGTTTTTGCATGatatatagtaaataaaaattacttGCTTCATGTTCTTATCCCCTGCGCTCTACAGAATGTGACAGAAGTGACTCCGGAAGTCGCTTGTCCTTAAGTCAAGGTTcaacaaattttaatttaaagtttgtaTCATGAGTAACTCAAGCTAATTTGATTAGCTTGTCATTGTAGCACCGACATTTACAGTGCAGTGAATACTCTTAAAAGAGAATTTGCAATTCTGCAATTAAATATGGGCTGCTTTTTTATGCAGACTACAGGGTTTGCTTTAATTTGACATTTCAGGGTCCAAATGCTGCTCCGCTGGCAGCACTATTGACTGTAGGGTGACCTAGAACTGATaggtttttgtcttgtttgctATTGTTGCAGACTGAAAAGCCAGAACGACGTCATACCTTTGCATCCCTAGCCTTACGTAAGCGCTACAGCTATCTGGCCGAGCCTGCACTGAGTGAGTTTGACATCTTCACTAACAAACCCTTTGATGACTATAATAATGCCAAGATTCGTAGTTACGATAGTTGATTAACACTTTTAATTAACCTGTAAAATGCGTGATCAATATTTAGATAGATGTGACCCAatgtaataaatacatatttctcATCCTACATACATGCACTGTCCACATGCTTGTTATCAACATGGTACATATTTTTCTGCATGGGTCAATGAGTGGTTTTTAAGTTTCTGTGCCATACTTGCCCACGTTGTGAGTTGTACCTCTTCTGggtttgtttgattgatttcCACTGCTGAGTTTTACAAGTCTGAATGCACTAAAATTTTTCTTTGACTTGCCTACATAGTAGGCATTTTGGAAGTAGGTCAAAGgaaaattttatttgtattacatTTGTCCCCTTGGAGTTTAAAGCTCTTTTTGGCTTTGTGATGATGTAGCAGCTTTATGTGGGACAACAATGCATGTTAGACGTCTTGACTTTGGCTTTCTTTCAAGTGTTTCTTCTAAGTTTGTCACAGTTTCTGCTTGTCACCGATTGGATGCTGCATGacaaaatggaccaaaacttTAGTCTTCGGGCGgtcattttgtcatattttgttctccaaacaaaaaaaaaaggaccttgGTTCTGTTGTATCGTAGCGTCTAAATTGTCTTTGAGGAATCTGTcattatatcattttttttggaCCAAACAGATAAAAGGCACTTTAAAAGCAGATTGAGATCAGAGTCAGAATCCATATGCTGGTATTTGAACATCTGAAGTCCAAAGAgagaagttgtttttgtgttaacaaAGGTGCATTTGTCGTGCCATTTTCTGTTGTCAGCTGTTGGTCTACACCATGTCTTTGGAAGTTTACTTTGCTGCTTTTTGtgctttgttcagttttttccttatgttgtttttgctgttgttgttgttgtttgtgtcatcTTCCAATCCTGAATCATACAGGAACACACCTGTTTCTTTTAATAACTCCATCCATTTAAGTCAATACTCAAATATATTACCTCAGCACATAAAActgctgtttttccttcctAATACTAGGATTGCATCACTGACctactcttcctcctctggtcTCTCCTTTCACATTTTGTTCATCCTTTTTCTTACCCTACATAATTTTCTGTTATCTTTACTATTCTACATTCTttcggttgttttttttttttattttccattcctTCTTCATCATAATTTCTACAAATTCACCTGAAGAAACTGCAGTCGAGCGAAGCACAACCGCAAGAACACTGCCTGCTGGTTACCCTCACAAACCTGTCTTTCCAACCAGACCTTACCCACCATGGTCGACTGCTCCTATTACCGTCCCTGGCCAAACAAGGCCCCTCGGAGTGGGGGGTTCCATCACCTGTACCGATTCACCGGCCGGCtcaccagctgcttctccattaAAATCTACCTGGCCCCTCTCAACCCCTTCACCTGCATGCCCTGCAACTATCAAACTAACACTGggagctccaccaccaccacccaaccAGTCGTCCCCAGTTAAATCTGTCAGTGACATAGTGTCCTCATCTCCCATCAGATCATACAGGACTATGCCCTCTCCCATTAAAACTGTTGTCCAGCACGGTCAGTACCCTGCCCAGGTCTCTGGAAGCCCTTGTAAACTTGCCACAGACCCTGCTTCTATAAAAAACCTTGCTTCAGCGTACACGTCAAGGACTTCTTCACTTCACTTAGTACCCAATGGTTCTATACCAGAGAGGTCTTCAGCTCCTATTCCTCCTGCAACATCACAGAAGACACCATACAATATGTACAATTCTAATCTGCCTTTTAAAACTGCCCTTGGACCCACAGTTGTGACAGATGCAGGGGCACTCCCTATTTCTTCTGTTAAAAACATCTCCACTCTGTCCTCCTTGAAAACGTCTGTTGATTCAACACTCTCATCTCGAGGAGGAAGGACTTCCCTCTCATCTCTGTCCTCAACTGGCCAGACAACAATTCCCTCCTCTGAATTCTCTATGATGAATGGATCAGTTTCACCAGTTAAAtatccatcctcctcctccacgccaTCCTCCCCTTCTTCACGCCTTCTCTCAGAGAGGAGTAGCAGCCTACAGGAGAGGATTCAGGCCACCACCCAGGCAGCAACCTCTGGTGTCAGTGCCGCCATAAACGAAGCCATAGACTCATACTCCGTCTCGGGCTATGGCACTCTTAAATCACTAACCTCCTCGCGTAGAACTGCAACTACAAGTTCTGCTTACGGTTCTCTGAGATCTGTAACTGCCCCCACCAGCTCAACAGGCTCATCAAATACAATGACTGTACCTGTTTATTCATTGGTCAATGTCATCCCAGAGACTCCTGTCAAACCAGGGCCTGGGTCACTCAAAATGGCGCTTCCTGACTCCTCCCGTGCCTCATCCTcaacttcttcctctttgtcttcctgtGTTACTGCAACAAAATTAAAGTCCCAATTGAAATCCCCTCCTTTTATCACGCCGCCCATTATCCATCCGACAGCAGCTTCCAACCAGGAAATACTGAAAGATGTAGCAGACATGAAAGAAGATCTAATCAGAATGACAGCTATcttacaaacagacacacagacagcagcTAAAACTGTACAAACATCACATACTGGCACTCCCAAAGAGGCTAAAATAGAGGATGAGGAGCCATTTACTCTTgtggagaaagtgaaagaagatTTAGTCAAAGTCAGTGAGATATTACAGAAAGATGTCATAAGCGAAGGTAAGACCATTGCAGGTAAAGAGAAAGCCTCAGAGGATGAATGGGAGGAGTTTTCCAAAGATGAAATTGAGGAGGCACAAAGAAGTGCCCTTTTAGATTATTATCCACCTTTTGATGAAAACACCCTTCTATTAAAGCACCCGTCCATGTCAGGCAAAGATTTAGAATTGGCAAAAGTTGTAGATTATCTTACAAATGACATTGGTGCTAACTCCCTCTCAAAAATGGCCGAGCTGAAATGTAGGTATGAGGAGGAGGCAAAaagggaaggagaagagaagcaaAAACGTGTTCTCAAACCATCAATGTCAATACAAGAGCACAAACTCAAAATGCCTCCACCAGTTTCGGGCATGCTTAGGTCTCCCTCAGAGAAGGACCTAAGCAAACTCGCAGAGTCATATCAGGGATCGGACACAATACTAGAATCACCTGAGGACCTGTCTCATGAGCAGGATAAGAGTCCGCTGTCAGACAGCGGGTTTGAGACCAGGAGTGAAAAGACTCCCTCTGCTCCTCAAAGTGCAGAGAGCACAGGACCTAAGCCTTTGTTCACAGATTCACCTATCCCTCCTTGTGTAACTGAGACCAGGACCGAAGTGGTCCACATTAGAAGCTTTGAACAGCCTGATGATCCTTGTGAGCCTGGATTCATGGAGGAGGCTGCATCGGCTCTACCGGCTATGGAGCCAGAAATAGCTTCAGCAAATTCTAGCAAAGCCTTGCAGATGAAAATGCCAGAAGAGGACTCAATGATGAACAAAAGTATGTGTCTTAAAGAGGAAACTCATATTACTACCACTACACGAATGGTCTATCACAAGCCCCAGCTCACTGATGGTGCAGAGATGATAGAGGAAGGCATGTCGGTTAGAGATATAATGAAAGCTTTCCAGTCAGGCAGGGACCCATCTAAGGACCTGGCAGGTCTTTTTGAACATAAGGCTAGCCAGGATTCTGTCAAAGGTGATGAACTAACACCTAGATTTCTTGATAGAGACATTAAATCGAAACCCAAAGTTGAAAGGATAATTGAGGTTCATATTGAAAAGGGCCACAGCTCTGCAGAGCCAACTGAGTTCATCATCAGGGAAACCAAGAAACATCCTGAGCTTTATGTCTATAAAGGGGACCGTGGAATAAGGGAACTAACTGATTATGATGAAGcccaacaagaagaagaggagcttACTGCAGAAGAATCACTGCCCTCCTTCCTCGAAACATCACGTGTTAATACCCCTGTGTCACAGGAGGAGGATAGCCGCCCAAGTTCCGCCCAACTGATGGCAGATGATTCATATAAAGCTCTAAAGCTATTGAGCCAGCACtcagtagaatactgtgatgaTGAGCTATCTGAGATCCGAGGCGAGTCGTATAGGTTTGCCGAGAAAATGCTTCTCTCAGAAAAACTTGATGTGTCATCACTGCCGCAGTCTGACACAGAGGATTCAGCAACGATGACTGACAAAAGTCGGCACCTAGTTTCTGAGGAGAGTGGTAGCCGTAGTACTGAGACTATGAGTCAGCAACATGGAAGCCCCAAAAGGGAGTTTGTTTCTAAGTCATCTAAAGATGGATCCCCGAAATCTGGTAAATTCTTGCACAGGGATGATCCATCTCAGTTTGATAAAGTGACGGTGCTCCATTACTCCACAGAACAAGGCAGCCCCAAACATGCAGTCTGGATGAGATTTACAGAGGATAAACATGACAGAAGCAGGGAGAAGCTACTTTATGAGGATAGGGTTGACCAAACTGTAAAggaagctgaagaaaaactcaGTGAAGTGTCACAGTTCTTCCGTGACAAAACAGAGAAGCTCAATGATGAGCTGCAATCTCCTGAGAAAAAGCCTGTAAGACGAGAGCCAAAGGAACCAAGGTCCTGGCCTAGCTCAGCCTGTAGCAGCCctgagaaaacacagcaaaaaccTAAGGTAGGAGAAGAGGCTTTCAGCAAAAGCAAACTCAGGGAGCCATCAGTTGGTAAAATGTTTGGCAGCACCACAactgctgaaaagaaaagctccAGCTTACCAAGCAGTCCCCAGAAAAGTGTTCTGTCTCATACCAGTGAggataaaattaaacaaactaagACTAGTGAGTCTGAACCTTCTTCCCCTGCTCATGTAAAATCAACATCTAAAGTAAGTGCTGTGAGAATGAAGTTTGAATCTGAGGCTCAGAAAATTGTTCAAAGTCAGTCTAGTCCAACCAAAATTCCTCCTCCAGTGCAGCCAAAACCTTCAATTAAGAAATTACAGGAGAGCAAGCTTCCCATTTATCAGTTTGCAGGAGGAAAATCATCCAAATctgaaacaacagaagaagGAAGCACTAAAAAGGATGTTGAGAAGGACATAGGTGACAGTAAACCCACTTTAATGTCAATGCCTAAATCTTCAAAAGTTGACAAAAACATCCCAGAAGCCTTGCCACAAATTAATGAAACAAAGTCTGACAAAGCAACTGCTAAAGGGAAAGTTATTCACTCCAGTCTTACTCAGGAAATTAAAGAAAGCATTAAAGTTCAGAAAGCTCAGGCTCCTGCCCTCCGTGACACTGCTAAACTGGCAGAAAAAGTCAGCGATGCTAAAAAATATCAGCAAATCACAACAATTGAGTCAGCCTCCAAAGAAATGgtcacagagctgcagagagatgCAGAGGAACCACTAAACAAAAACctcagaaaaaagacagaatccCAAATTCCTGTAAGAACAACACCCTCCACTTTAGATAATGATCCCACAAAGAAGCAGACATTAGCTAAACCCTCACAGATACCTACTCTGTCTAAAACCAAAATACTCAGTCCTGACGCAACCCCTGCAAAAACAGATCTAACCTTTGAAATTCTTGATAATGCACCCAGAGATTCCAACTCCAATAACCTTCCTAGTCCCAGAGAAATGCTGGAGAAAGTCATAACCCCTCCTGTTGCTATAACAACCAAAGAAGATCCAAAGAACTTCAAGGGCATCAAAACGTTGCCTGTTTATGTCAGTGTCCAGGTCGGCAGGCAGGCGGAGAGGGAAGCAAAGGGAGCAGTGTACACAGTCAAACAGAAATCAAACTCAGCACTCAGCCCTATAAGCCCAGATGATGACACACTAGAACAGGTCTCTTTCATTGACAGCTCAGGAAAAAGCCCCCTTACTCCAGAGACCCCCAGCTCTGAGGAGGTCAGCTATGAGATTACATGTAAGACCCCTGATGGCTTGATGGAATTCCTGACAGGGAAACCAAGCCCCATTATGGAAGTATCTGAGGAATTAGAGGAAGACGATCAGGGCAACGTTGAGACCTTAACAGAAAGTAAAACTGGTGTTCATGTTACCCAGGCTGACCTAGCTAATGCCAACGAAGAAGAAAGGACAGTTACTGATAACCAGCAGGATTTTACCAATAATTTCAACCAGCAAGAAACAACAATGTCTGATATGCGTGATGAAATAACAGGGCAAGAGAGGCAAGAAGTCTCAAAAGATAAAGGTATTGCATATATTGAgttccctccccctcctcctctggacTCAGTTTCAGAAAATTCCGACCCAGAAAGGAAAGGTTCCTGTGCATCTTcagagactgagacagaaaTGATGGACGTGAACTTACAGGAAGAGCATGACAAGCATCTGCTGACCGAGCCAATTATACGGATACAGCCACCTTCCCCGGTGAACCTTGGGGCAGATGACAGTCAATCAGATGACGACAATGGGGACGATGAGTCAATCTTTCAACCGATTCCTTGTAAGAAATTCACTTTCAAAGttcctgaggaggaggagaagaagaaggagaaggaaaagacagctaaagtgaaaaaacatgacaaaaatggaaataataaagaaCCTCAAAATGGGACCAATGGTTCCAATGGTTCCAGCAATGGATCTAAAGGTTCTAATGGCAAAGCAGAGGATTATGAATATGAACAAAATGGAAATGACCAGTCAATAACTGATTGTTCGATAGCCACAACGGCTGAGTTTTCTCATGACACAGATGCGACTGAAATAGATTCCCTTGACGGGTATGAACTTCAGGATGAGGATGATGGCCTGTGCGAGCAGGCAGATTTAAGGCTGTTTGGTCTCCCAGACAGCCGGAGAGACGTCTGGGCGACAGACTCGTATAGGTCCTGTGACCGCTCTTTTACCCAGACCAAACTGGAGGTTATTGAAGAGGAGAAAACTCCAGAGGAATGTCAAAAGGACACTGTCAAAAATGATATACCTTCAAATGGTGTTCAGTCTGATGGTGTTAGTAAAGATGGAGCTAAAAGTCAGGAGCAAAAACTCTCTGATAAAGAGGGATTTTCAGACACTTACTTTAGTTATAAGTTAGAAGAGGAGTTTAACTCTCCTTTTAAGACTGTTGCCACTAAAGGGCTGGACTTTGACCCTTGGCCCAGTaaaggtggagaagaagaaatcgtTGACATGGGAGGGACAAGGGGAAGCAATGGTGAGCCTAAGCCTTATGGATCGGCAGTCGACGACCAGTCTCAGGTCACAACACCAGATACTACCCCAGCCCGAACTCCAACGGATGATAGCACGCCGACGAGCGAGCCAAACCCATTCCCCTTCCATGAAGGGAAGATGTTTGAGATGACACGCAGTGGTGCGATTGACATGAGCAAGAGGGACATGGTGGAGGAGAGGCTCCAGTTTTTTCAGATTGGTGAGCATTCCTACTCAGCGGGCAGGTACAGGGTTAGGGACTCAGAGATTGAAGCCTCCTCACAACACAGGGATCAATTTATTATTCAAGATCCTACAAGTATCTTATCAGTCCCTCAAATCTCTATTCAGACTACTACTGTCCAGCTAGAAATATCAAAGGCGGCTGGGAGTTACAGCATGTGCAGAGATTCAGCCTCAAACCCAGAGCCTAAATTTTCCACTTTTAAAACAGGATTCAAGCAATCACATGATAAAACCTCAGATACTTCAGGTAGCACTTCTAAATGTAGAACTCAAAGCACCTTGAATTGTTCTAATGACAAAACCTCAGGAACAACTGTAGATAGTTTTTACTCTGCAACATCAAATTATGCAGATTATTGTACTTTAATTACATCAACCATTACAGATAACAGTTTGAATAATAAATCCTCTTGCACTACACAAGATTATTCAAATAGCAGAATTCCTTCAGGTACATTCCAACAGAGCACAGTTTATTCTTATGGCCATTCACAACAGGTTAGCAATTCCCAAACAAGTAGCAGCAATACCAGTAGCAACATCCCTGATACCAATTTTATCAATTCAGGTGTCTTTCAGCCTGGCAGTATTGTGTTCAACTTGTTGTCCTCCTCAGCACCCACTCTGCAGGAGGTCAGCAGGATTGAAACATCCTTCAGCCAGTTAGAGGCAAACAGCAGGGACAGCAGGACGTTTCCTTGTGTAGCAATAATAAACATGGAAGCCAAAGAGAGCAAAGGCCAGATATTGAAATCCAGGTTACCACTGAGGGTGCCCTGCCTAAAACTATGCAGTCAGAGTCACCCAATTATGAAATACCagacacaagaaaacaaattcCTAATTAGGAAACACACTATGCAAAAAGCCAGGGAAAGATTGGACCCTTTTCAGGGTTTATTTCCAAAGTCTAGGATCCCAGTGATGAAAGCCATTAAATACCCGTCTTGTTCTCAGGGGCGGAATCAGGTTAGAACCAAATCTGCAATTAGTGATGGGAGCATTAAAACAGCCAAGGGTGATAAGCAGCAAACAAAGAACAGATTCAGTACTGAACACAGATACAGTTTAACAAAGCCCCCCAGAAGAGGTACCCCAaaagatacagagagaaaaaacagcgCAGCActctcaaaaaacacaaaaacgaAT
This window of the Mugil cephalus isolate CIBA_MC_2020 chromosome 16, CIBA_Mcephalus_1.1, whole genome shotgun sequence genome carries:
- the LOC125022127 gene encoding ankyrin-3-like isoform X36, with the translated sequence MAHAASQLKKKADENLNAAEDEKEKKKGKKKLREVKKKTDVNACYLRAARAGNLEKALDYLKNGVDINICNQNGLNALHLASKEGHVEVVAELIKQGANVDAATKQKGNTALHIASLAGQTDVVKELVTHGANVNAQSQNGFTPLYMAAQENHMDVVQFLLDNGSSQSIATEDGFTPLAVALQQGHDQVVSLLLENDTKGKVRLPALHIAARKDDTKAAALLLQNDHNADVESKMMVNRTTESGFTPLHIAAHYGNINVATLLLNRGAAVDFKARNDITPLHVASKRGNSNMVRLLLERGAKIDARTKDGLTPLHCGARSGHEQVVEMLLDRGAPILSKTKNGLSPLHMATQGDHLNCVQLLLHHEVPVDDVTNDYLTALHVAAHCGHYKVAKVIVDKKANPNAKALNGFTPLHIACKKNRVKVMELLLKHGASIQAVTESGLTPIHVAAFMGHENIVHQLIHHGASPNTSNVRGETALHMAARAGQSNVVRYLVQNGARVDAKAKDDQTPLHISSRLGKLDIVHQLLANGACPDATTSSGYTPLHLAAREGHRDIAAALLDQGASLGIITKKGFTPLHVAAKYGKIEVANLLLQKNAPPDAAGKSGLTPLHVAAHYDNQKVALLLLNQGASPHAAAKNGYTPLHIAAKKNQMEITTTLLEYGASTSTVTRQGITPLHLAAQEGNVDIVTLLLARDAPINMGNKSGLTPLHLAAQEDKVNVAEVLVNQGAVVDPETKLGYTPLHVACHYGNVKMVNFLLKNQAKVNAKTKNGYTPLHQAAQQGHTHIINLLLQYGASPNELTTNGNSALSIARRLGYISVVDTLKVVTEETVTTQTVTEKHKINVPETMNEVLDMSDDEVCKANVPEMLTEDYFSDVEEEMDFENICISYSCDDAMTGDTDKYLAPQDLRELGDDSLPQEGYMGFSVGARSQSPKVSLRSFSSDRSNTLNRSSFTRDSMMIEEILAPAKEMMLCKEKSFIVEQHNKHLAVAKDFDSDSLRRYSWTGDALDNVNLVSSPIHSGFSSPLPQYDSRFLVSFMVDARGGSMRGSRHNGMRIIIPPRKCTAPTRITCRLVKKHKLASPPPMVEGEGLASRLVEVGPAGAQFLGPVIVEIPHFGSMRGHERELILLRSENGETWKEHLYDCKTDDLNQLLNGMDEELDSPDELERKRICRIITKDFPQYFAVVSRIRQETNQMGPEGGTLCSRSVPLVQASFPEGALTKKIKVGLQAQPVPDEAVKKILGNRATFSPIVTVEPRRRKFHKPITMTIPIPPLSGEGLTNGYKGDSTPCLRLLCSITGGTSPAQWEDITGTTPLTFVNDCVSFTTNVSARFWLADCHQIPETVGLAMQLYRELICVPYMAKFVVFAKMNDPVESKLRCFCMTDDKVDKTLEQQENFEEVARSKDIEVLEGRPIYVDCYGNLAPLTKAGQQLVLNFYAFKENRLPFCVKVRDPSQEPCGRLTFLKECKTMKGIPQTAVCNLNITLPAVKKEMESDAEDETEKPERRHTFASLALRKRYSYLAEPALKTAVERSTTARTLPAGYPHKPVFPTRPYPPWSTAPITVPGQTRPLGVGGSITCTDSPAGSPAASPLKSTWPLSTPSPACPATIKLTLGAPPPPPNQSSPVKSVSDIVSSSPIRSYRTMPSPIKTVVQHGQYPAQVSGSPCKLATDPASIKNLASAYTSRTSSLHLVPNGSIPERSSAPIPPATSQKTPYNMYNSNLPFKTALGPTVVTDAGALPISSVKNISTLSSLKTSVDSTLSSRGGRTSLSSLSSTGQTTIPSSEFSMMNGSVSPVKYPSSSSTPSSPSSRLLSERSSSLQERIQATTQAATSGVSAAINEAIDSYSVSGYGTLKSLTSSRRTATTSSAYGSLRSVTAPTSSTGSSNTMTVPVYSLVNVIPETPVKPGPGSLKMALPDSSRASSSTSSSLSSCVTATKLKSQLKSPPFITPPIIHPTAASNQEILKDVADMKEDLIRMTAILQTDTQTAAKTVQTSHTGTPKEAKIEDEEPFTLVEKVKEDLVKVSEILQKDVISEGKTIAGKEKASEDEWEEFSKDEIEEAQRSALLDYYPPFDENTLLLKHPSMSGKDLELAKVVDYLTNDIGANSLSKMAELKCRYEEEAKREGEEKQKRVLKPSMSIQEHKLKMPPPVSGMLRSPSEKDLSKLAESYQGSDTILESPEDLSHEQDKSPLSDSGFETRSEKTPSAPQSAESTGPKPLFTDSPIPPCVTETRTEVVHIRSFEQPDDPCEPGFMEEAASALPAMEPEIASANSSKALQMKMPEEDSMMNKSMCLKEETHITTTTRMVYHKPQLTDGAEMIEEGMSVRDIMKAFQSGRDPSKDLAGLFEHKASQDSVKGDELTPRFLDRDIKSKPKVERIIEVHIEKGHSSAEPTEFIIRETKKHPELYVYKGDRGIRELTDYDEAQQEEEELTAEESLPSFLETSRVNTPVSQEEDSRPSSAQLMADDSYKALKLLSQHSVEYCDDELSEIRGESYRFAEKMLLSEKLDVSSLPQSDTEDSATMTDKSRHLVSEESGSRSTETMSQQHGSPKREFVSKSSKDGSPKSGKFLHRDDPSQFDKVTVLHYSTEQGSPKHAVWMRFTEDKHDRSREKLLYEDRVDQTVKEAEEKLSEVSQFFRDKTEKLNDELQSPEKKPVRREPKEPRSWPSSACSSPEKTQQKPKVGEEAFSKSKLREPSVGKMFGSTTTAEKKSSSLPSSPQKSVLSHTSEDKIKQTKTSESEPSSPAHVKSTSKVSAVRMKFESEAQKIVQSQSSPTKIPPPVQPKPSIKKLQESKLPIYQFAGGKSSKSETTEEGSTKKDVEKDIGDSKPTLMSMPKSSKVDKNIPEALPQINETKSDKATAKGKVIHSSLTQEIKESIKVQKAQAPALRDTAKLAEKVSDAKKYQQITTIESASKEMVTELQRDAEEPLNKNLRKKTESQIPVRTTPSTLDNDPTKKQTLAKPSQIPTLSKTKILSPDATPAKTDLTFEILDNAPRDSNSNNLPSPREMLEKVITPPVAITTKEDPKNFKGIKTLPVYVSVQVGRQAEREAKGAVYTVKQKSNSALSPISPDDDTLEQVSFIDSSGKSPLTPETPSSEEVSYEITCKTPDGLMEFLTGKPSPIMEVSEELEEDDQGNVETLTESKTGVHVTQADLANANEEERTVTDNQQDFTNNFNQQETTMSDMRDEITGQERQEVSKDKGIAYIEFPPPPPLDSVSENSDPERKGSCASSETETEMMDVNLQEEHDKHLLTEPIIRIQPPSPVNLGADDSQSDDDNGDDESIFQPIPCKKFTFKVPEEEEKKKEKEKTAKVKKHDKNGNNKEPQNGTNGSNGSSNGSKGSNGKAEDYEYEQNGNDQSITDCSIATTAEFSHDTDATEIDSLDGYELQDEDDGLCEQADLRLFGLPDSRRDVWATDSYRSCDRSFTQTKLEVIEEEKTPEECQKDTVKNDIPSNGVQSDGVSKDGAKSQEQKLSDKEGFSDTYFSYKLEEEFNSPFKTVATKGLDFDPWPSKGGEEEIVDMGGTRGSNGEPKPYGSAVDDQSQVTTPDTTPARTPTDDSTPTSEPNPFPFHEGKMFEMTRSGAIDMSKRDMVEERLQFFQIGPQSPCERTDLRMAIVADHLGLSWTELARELDFSVEEINFIRVENPNSLTAQSFMLLKKWVHRDGKNATTDALTAVLTKINRLDIVTLLEGPIFDYGNISGTRCFADDNAVFPDQSDVPGWRSETSGAAVESAAQRRSPGTEEGSPDSLADSLEQPPAQNGGHTEAAGEGKAKEAKKKEDSSTAGPSRGREEGGDRSQHKVQGRVRPEESSSDEDTTVTTRVYRRRVILKGEEAKNIPGESVIEEQFTDEDGNLVTRKVIRKVVRRVLHSEERRESEGEIIAEEGAAGGGGGVVSGGADAASSTPTPAAAAAPGGKGKKKGKRSRHGHKEEAQRGKTESGDGANKKQGKKSHS